Below is a genomic region from Microbacterium sp. KUDC0406.
GGTCACCTCCGGCGAGACCACGGTGCTGGCCAAGGCGCAGCTGCGCGTGGCGCTGTGAGCGAGATCGCACCGATCCCGCTGCGCGAGCTGACCACGCTGCGCACCGGCGGCGCGCCCGAGCGGATGCGCGAGGCCACGACCGCTGCCGAGCTGATCGGCGAGCTGCAGGCGGTCTGGGCGACCGGCGACGACTGGTTCGTGCTCGGTGGCGGATCGAATCTCTTCGCCGGAGACGCGGCGTTCGAGGGCACCGTCATCCGGATCCTCACCCGCGGCATCGAGGAGATCCTCTCGCCGCACGAGGGACGGGTGCGGCTGCGCGTGCAGGCAGGACACGACTGGGATCACCTCGTCGCGTACGCCGTCGAACACGGCTACGCCGGAATCGAGGCGATGAGCGGCATCCCCGGCACGGTCGGCGCCGCACCGGTGCAGAACGTGGGAGCCTACGGGCAGGAGATCCAGGAGACGCTGGTCGAGGTCGAGCTGATCGACGAGGACGCCGCGGGGCCGGTGACCGTCCCCGCATCCGAGCTCGCCCTCGGCTTCCGCACCTCCGTGCTCAAGCACCACTACGGCGGTGTCCCGCAGCGCCGCGCCGTGATCCTCAGCGTGACCCTCGACCTCGCCGTCACCGACGGCACGCGCGTCGTGCGCGGCGAACAACTGCGCCGTGCGCTCGGTCTCGAGGACGCGCAGGCCGTGCCGCTCGCCTGGGTGCGCTCGACGATTCTCGAGACCCGCGCGAAGAAGGGGATGCTGCTCGATCCCGACGATCCCGACACCGCGAGTGCCGGATCGTTCTTCCAGAACGCGATCGTGCCCGAGTCCGTCGCGCGCTCGCTGCCGCCGGAGTGCCCGCGCTGGCCCGTCGCACCCGACCTGGACGCGGTCACCGTCATCCCGCTGTCGGGCTTCACGGGAGCCGTGCCTGCTCTGTCGACCGCCCCGGCCGAGGTCAAGGTCAGCGCCGCCTGGCTGATCGAGCACTCCGGCATCCGCAAGGGATTCACGCTGCCGCGCTCGCGCGCCGGCGTCTCGACCAAGCACGCCCTCGCACTCACCAACCGCGGCGGCGCCACCGCTGCGGAGGTGTCGGAGCTGGCCCGGTTCATCCAGAGTCGGGTGCACGCCGAATACGGTCTGCTGCTGCAGCCCGAGCCGGTGCTCGTCGAGGTCGAGCTCTGAGCACGTTCTAGGCTCGAGGAGTGCTCGAGACACTCACCGGATTCGCCGTCGTGGGCCTGGCGATCGCGGTCGGGTACGTCATCGGCCGCATCGATCTGCTCGGCTCGCACGCCCGTGAGGTGCTGAGCCGGCTGACGTTCTTCGTGCTGTCGCCGTTCCTGCTGTTCACCGTGCTGGCCCAGGCGGATGCCCGGGTGCTGTTCTCCGCGCTGCTGCCGGTGTCGGCGGTGGCCGCTGCTGTCGTGATCGGCCTGTACGTGCTGGTCGCGAAGCTGGCCTGGAGACGTGGTGCCGGGGAGACCGTGATCGGTGCCCTCTCCGCCGGCCAGGTGAACTCGAACAACATCGGCATCCCGCTCTCGCTCTACCTGCTCGGCAGCGCGGCGTATCCGGCGCCGGTGATCCTCATGCAGCTGCTGGTGTTCACGCCGATCTCGCTGACGAT
It encodes:
- a CDS encoding UDP-N-acetylmuramate dehydrogenase — protein: MSEIAPIPLRELTTLRTGGAPERMREATTAAELIGELQAVWATGDDWFVLGGGSNLFAGDAAFEGTVIRILTRGIEEILSPHEGRVRLRVQAGHDWDHLVAYAVEHGYAGIEAMSGIPGTVGAAPVQNVGAYGQEIQETLVEVELIDEDAAGPVTVPASELALGFRTSVLKHHYGGVPQRRAVILSVTLDLAVTDGTRVVRGEQLRRALGLEDAQAVPLAWVRSTILETRAKKGMLLDPDDPDTASAGSFFQNAIVPESVARSLPPECPRWPVAPDLDAVTVIPLSGFTGAVPALSTAPAEVKVSAAWLIEHSGIRKGFTLPRSRAGVSTKHALALTNRGGATAAEVSELARFIQSRVHAEYGLLLQPEPVLVEVEL